A DNA window from Ipomoea triloba cultivar NCNSP0323 chromosome 10, ASM357664v1 contains the following coding sequences:
- the LOC116032626 gene encoding uncharacterized protein LOC116032626 produces MKSRSNGLPMPNPQDDWGDGSWTVDCVCGVNFDDGEEMVNCDDCGVWVHTRCVRYVKSEKLFACDKCKNKNSRNDSEETEVAQLLVELPTKTLNMENPFNPSFPSQRPFRLWTELPMEERVHVQGVPGGDPALFAGISSIFSPQLWKCTGYVPKKFNFQYREFPCWDTENNVGDDKQRGGNNETTTDNGAGVLLSLSKESNLLAPVSNSVAVKSDAKCDVSSSKQTKRLDGSDSDGIKLHTNVKKDASSVHRITIHSGKRKKEEFGISKDHGGKMRKKAQIVEKEGDFKKKDPHLRTACKILNGEKEMQLEGALPNDRLAEGPQRLDTDCGYYKGTSNSSDQHSKMSSFDASKQNSSSETLLQEQNLNQAASKVQNLQREKDGMAASILDPSQSANLPIKEEDGAGGREASTISAKIELQKSESGTTATVSDDLEVKSLQNCRDLTGDNVTCSSVPETEAKADDVHGDFDIQSSSPCDAMLERTRSLPHHADTSNILVYESVKVNDAPVVNTEGRDHKSQDVDSSNTILGNNKMKNADGLSRDLFQSNQESTISEDTERAKNSSSGLKHGTKPAEDVAKPSSTTISTATAPSQRKVIVTMGKSSSTSSTSLVPKPSASESCVSSNAHNHDINSMQRGKSDNNLSSKMEATSFNVARDEEGHENPKKVVKELPKSSVGSASKAQVTKITYASSSKRTLSDSKDSIPHSSHRTISVRNVSANSGSGESSSSLQSEGASSVQNKPSGTILHQKGDKVNQSGSQPSVKVSATLMHPPTLSSSPAALSDEELALLLHQQLNSSPRVPRVPRMRHAGSLPTLTSPAATSTLMKRTSSGGVKDHGLTSRRRKDSGKDGSISSREGVDEAKKREGLTSPDYRREDTHAKREAEIGSSKSVLSLKKTSPSSTAAGSNGCPSSHEAKEQKLSSRNSQRSTVGDDARVTGRPSHRTLPALIAEIMSKGERMTYEELCNAVLPHWPHLRKHNGERYAYSSHSQAVLDCLRNRSEWACLVDRGPKTSTSRKRRKLDNDSHSNELEDNEDGSGRDRSGKDVSSSKSLESPQEEYPKRKRNIRKRRRLALRGRGIKDVRRRHRAGVVSDDEDDETASLSNSSDDSMFSEDDMEGATSPATKEASGSSDDRTMS; encoded by the exons ATGAAGAGTCGATCGAATGGACTGCCGATGCCAAATCCGCAGGATGACTGGGGGGATGGTTCATGGACTGTGGACTGTGTGTGCGGGGTGAATTTTGACGATGGAGAGGAGATGGTGAATTGTGATGACTGTGGGGTGTGGGTGCATACGCGGTGTGTGCGATATGTCAAGAGTGAGAAGCTGTTTGCTTGTGATAAGTGTAAGAATAAGAACAGTAGAAATGATAGTGAGGAAACTGAAGTTGCACAGCTCCTGGTGGAATTGCCTACTAAGACATTGAATATGGAGAATCCATTCAATCCGAGCTTTCCTTCACAAAGGCCCTTCAGGCTCTGGACTGAGTTGCCCATGGAGGAAAGGGTCCACGTGCAAGGGGTTCCAGGAGGTGATCCGGCTTTATTTGCTGGGATCTCATCGATTTTTAGCCCTCAACTGTGGAAATGTACTGGATATGTGCCcaaaaagtttaattttcagTATAGGGAGTTCCCCTGTTGGGACACTGAAAATAATGTGGGAGATGACAAGCAACGTGGTGGAAATAATGAAACTACTACTGATAATGGTGCTGGTGTTCTACTCTCCTTATCAAAGGAAAGTAACTTGCTGGCACCTGTGTCTAACTCAGTTGCTGTAAAAAGTGATGCCAAGTGTGATGTATCATCTTCAAAACAGACAAAAAGATTGGATGGTTCCGATTCAGATGGTATCAAGTTGCATACCAATGTGAAGAAGGATGCCAGTTCAGTACATCGCATTACGATACACTCTGGAAAGCGTAAGAAAGAAGAATTTGGGATATCCAAAGATCATGGGGGGAAGATGAGAAAGAAGGCCCAAATTGTTGAAAAAGAGGGAGATTTTAAGAAGAAAGACCCGCATCTCAGGAcag CttgcaaaattttaaatggcGAGAAAGAAATGCAATTGGAAGGGGCTTTACCCAATGATCGCTTGGCAGAAGGTCCTCAAAGGTTGGATACTGATTGTGGTTATTACAAAGGCACTTCAAATTCAAGCGACCAGCATTCAAAAATGTCATCGTTTGATGCATCTAAACAAAACTCCTCTAGTGAAACACTTCTACAAGAGCAGAATCTAAACCAAGCTGCTTCAAAGGTTCAGAATTTGCAAAGGGAAAAAGATGGAATGGCAGCATCAATCCTAGATCCCAGCCAATCTGCCAATTTACCTATAAAAGAGGAG GATGGTGCTGGTGGTAGAGAGGCTTCGACAATTAGTGCGAAGATTGAATTGCAAAAGTCAGAGTCTGGTACAACAGCCACAGTAAGTGATGATCTTGAAGTTAAGAGTCTTCAAAATTGTCGTGATTTGACTGGTGACAATGTGACTTGCTCTTCAGTGCCTGAAACTGAAGCAAAAGCAGATGATGTTCATGGAGACTTTGATATTCAATCTTCATCTCCATGTGATGCAATGTTAGAAAGAACAAGATCCTTGCCCCATCATGCAGACACATCTAATATTCTcgtgtatgaaagtgttaaggtAAATGATGCACCTGTAGTTAATACTGAAGGTAGGGACCATAAATCACAGGATGTTGACAGTAGTAACACAATTCTTGGaaataataaaatgaagaatGCTGATGGGTTATCTCGTGATCTTTTTCAATCTAATCAAGAATCAACAATATCTGAAGATACTGAGAGAGCAAAGAATAGCTCATCAGGGCTTAAACATGGTACAAAACCTGCTGAAGATGTGGCTAAACCCAGTTCAACAACCATTAGTACAGCAACAGCTCCGAGTCAGCGTAAAGTGATAGTGACTATGGGGAAATCCTCTTCGACCTCATCGACTTCTTTGGTTCCAAAACCGTCTGCTTCTGAGAGCTGTGTATCATCTAATGCTCATAATCATGATATTAATAGTATGCAGAGGGGAAAGTCTGACAATAATCTTAGCAGTAAAATGGAGGCTACCTCATTTAATGTTGCTAGGGATGAAGAGGGGCATGAAAATCCTAAGAAAGTGGTAAAAGAGCTTCCAAAGTCTTCTGTTGGATCTGCATCAAAAGCCCAAGTGACCAAGATCACATATGCTTCATCTTCTAAGAGAACCTTGTCTGATTCAAAGGATTCCATCCCTCATTCATCTCATAGGACCATTTCAGTGAGAAATGTGTCTGCTAATTCAGGCTCTGGTGAATCTTCTAGTTCGTTGCAAAGTGAAGGGGCATCAAGTGTTCAGAATAAACCCTCAGGTACAATTTTACACCAAAAGGGCGATAAGGTAAACCAGTCTGGAAGCCAACCTTCAGTAAAAGTTAGTGCGACTCTGATGCACCCTCCGACATTGTCATCCTCTCCAGCTGCGCTGAGTGATGAAGAG CTTGCTTTACTCTTGCATCAACAACTCAATAGCTCTCCTAGAGTTCCTCGGGTGCCACGGATGCGTCATGCTGGTAGTTTACCGACTTTAACTTCCCCGGCAGCTACGAGTACGCTAATGAAGCGAACATCTAGTGGAGGAGTAAAAGACCATGGTTTG aCATCTAGAAGAAGAAAGGATTCAGGTAAAGATGGTTCCATCAGTTCTAGGGAGGGGGTTGATGAAGCTAAGAAGAGGGAAGGATTAACTTCTCCTGATTATAGAAGAGAAGATACCCATGCCAAGCGAGAAGCAGAAATTGGATCTTCAAAAAGTGTGCTCTCTTTGAAGAAGACTAGCCCTTCATCCACTGCAGCTGGGAGTAATGGTTGTCCTTCCTCGCATGAAGCAAAAGAACAGAAGTTGTCTTCTCGCAATTCACAGCGAAGTACTGTTGGTGATGATGCTAGAGTGACTGGGCGCCCTTCACATCGTACTTTACCAG CTTTGATTGCTGAGATTATGAGCAAAGGTGAACGCATGACATATGAAGAACTCTGCAATGCCGTTCTGCCG CACTGGCCTCACTTGAGGAAACACAATGGAGAGCGTTACGCATACTCAAGTCACTCTCAGGCTGTTCTTGATTGCCTTCGAAATCGAAGTGAATGGGCATGCCTTGTTGATCGTGGTCCCAAG ACAAGCACAAGTAGAAAGAGGCGCAAACTCGATAACGATTCTCATAGTAATGAGTTGGAGGATAATGAAGATGGAAGTGGGAGGGACAGGAGTGGCAAAGACGTAAGCAGCAGCAAGTCTTTGGAGTCACCCCAGGAAGAGTACCCTAAGCGAAAGAGGAACATACGGAAGCGGAGGCGTCTGGCTCTACGAGGAAGAGGTATCAAGGATGTTAGGAGAAGACATCGGGCCGGGGTAGTGagtgatgatgaggatgatgaaacTGCGTCACTTTCAAATTCTAGCGATGACAGCATGTTCAGTGAAGATGATATGGAAGGCGCTACCTCTCCAGCTACAAAAGAGGCATCTGGTAGTTCAGATGACAGAACAATGTCCTAA
- the LOC116032651 gene encoding polyadenylate-binding protein-interacting protein 11-like isoform X2: MAMVENASQETAVINGDGDQLESNGGNNPMAADSHGLYMKVHPFQAHGSNKQLHKLDDQPPVNDGGSSSGGEVEVNGSDSGEEGLKRDMRELEEMFSKLNPMAEEFLPPSMANNGGFFFMNSGKGVSNGRRNNYNNQGKRRVNSRTTMAQREDVIRRTVYVSDIDHQITEEQLAGLFLGCGQVVDCRICGDPKSILHFAFIEFTDEEGAHAALSLSGTMLGYYPVRVLPSKTAIAPVNPTFLPRNGDEREMCARTVYCTNIDKKVSQADVKLFFESICGEVYRLRLLGDYHHSTRIAFVEFTMAESAIAALNCSGVILGSLPIRVSPSKTPVRPRAPRLQMT; this comes from the exons ATGGCAATGGTGGAGAATGCTTCTCAGGAAACGGCGGTTATTAACGGCGACGGTGATCAGCTGGAGAGTAACGGCGGTAACAATCCGATGGCGGCGGACTCCCATGGCTTGTACATGAAAGTCCATCCTTTCCAGGCGCACGGTAGCAACAAGCAGCTGCACAAGTTGGATGATCAACCGCCGGTGAACGACGGCGGCAGCAGCAGCGGCGGAGAGGTGGAAGTGAACGGCAGTGATAGTGGAGAGGAGGGGCTAAAGAGGGACATGAGGGAGCTGGAGGAGATGTTCTCTAAACTGAATCCCATGGCTGAGGAATTTCTCCCTCCTTCTATGGCTAACAATGGCGGCTTCTTTTTCATGAACTCCGGCAAGGGTGTTTCCAATGGACGGCGG AATAACTATAATAATCAAGGAAAGAGAAGAGTGAATAGCAGGACAACTATGGCACAGAGGGAAGATGTTATCAGGAGGACTGTTTATGTATCTGACATTGATCATCAG ATTACGGAGGAGCAGCTTGCAGGTCTGTTTCTTGGTTGTGGCCAG GTTGTGGACTGCCGCATATGTGGAGACCCCAAGTCCATCCTTCACTTTGCTTTTATAGAGTTCACTGATGAGG AAGGTGCACATGCTGCTCTCAGTCTTTCGGGGACCATGCTGGGATATTATCCCGTGAGGGTTCTGCCTTCTAAAACTGCAATTGCTCCGGTGAACCCCACATTTTTGCCTAGG AATGGGGATGAAAGGGAAATGTGTGCAAGAACAGTTTATTGTACAAATATTGACAAGAAG GTTTCTCAAGCTGATGTTAAGCTTTTCTTTGAATCCATTTGTGGAGAG GTTTATCGCTTGAGGCTGCTTGGAGACTATCACCATTCCACCCGTATTGCCTTTGTTGAATTCACAATG GCTGAAAGTGCGATCGCTGCTCTCAACTGTAGCGGGGTCATTCTGGGCTCACTGCCTATCAG GGTAAGCCCATCAAAGACACCTGTGCGCCCACGAGCTCCTCGCCTTCAAATGACTTGA
- the LOC116032651 gene encoding polyadenylate-binding protein-interacting protein 12-like isoform X1 — MAMVENASQETAVINGDGDQLESNGGNNPMAADSHGLYMKVHPFQAHGSNKQLHKLDDQPPVNDGGSSSGGEVEVNGSDSGEEGLKRDMRELEEMFSKLNPMAEEFLPPSMANNGGFFFMNSGKGVSNGRRKNNYNNQGKRRVNSRTTMAQREDVIRRTVYVSDIDHQITEEQLAGLFLGCGQVVDCRICGDPKSILHFAFIEFTDEEGAHAALSLSGTMLGYYPVRVLPSKTAIAPVNPTFLPRNGDEREMCARTVYCTNIDKKVSQADVKLFFESICGEVYRLRLLGDYHHSTRIAFVEFTMAESAIAALNCSGVILGSLPIRVSPSKTPVRPRAPRLQMT; from the exons ATGGCAATGGTGGAGAATGCTTCTCAGGAAACGGCGGTTATTAACGGCGACGGTGATCAGCTGGAGAGTAACGGCGGTAACAATCCGATGGCGGCGGACTCCCATGGCTTGTACATGAAAGTCCATCCTTTCCAGGCGCACGGTAGCAACAAGCAGCTGCACAAGTTGGATGATCAACCGCCGGTGAACGACGGCGGCAGCAGCAGCGGCGGAGAGGTGGAAGTGAACGGCAGTGATAGTGGAGAGGAGGGGCTAAAGAGGGACATGAGGGAGCTGGAGGAGATGTTCTCTAAACTGAATCCCATGGCTGAGGAATTTCTCCCTCCTTCTATGGCTAACAATGGCGGCTTCTTTTTCATGAACTCCGGCAAGGGTGTTTCCAATGGACGGCGG AAGAATAACTATAATAATCAAGGAAAGAGAAGAGTGAATAGCAGGACAACTATGGCACAGAGGGAAGATGTTATCAGGAGGACTGTTTATGTATCTGACATTGATCATCAG ATTACGGAGGAGCAGCTTGCAGGTCTGTTTCTTGGTTGTGGCCAG GTTGTGGACTGCCGCATATGTGGAGACCCCAAGTCCATCCTTCACTTTGCTTTTATAGAGTTCACTGATGAGG AAGGTGCACATGCTGCTCTCAGTCTTTCGGGGACCATGCTGGGATATTATCCCGTGAGGGTTCTGCCTTCTAAAACTGCAATTGCTCCGGTGAACCCCACATTTTTGCCTAGG AATGGGGATGAAAGGGAAATGTGTGCAAGAACAGTTTATTGTACAAATATTGACAAGAAG GTTTCTCAAGCTGATGTTAAGCTTTTCTTTGAATCCATTTGTGGAGAG GTTTATCGCTTGAGGCTGCTTGGAGACTATCACCATTCCACCCGTATTGCCTTTGTTGAATTCACAATG GCTGAAAGTGCGATCGCTGCTCTCAACTGTAGCGGGGTCATTCTGGGCTCACTGCCTATCAG GGTAAGCCCATCAAAGACACCTGTGCGCCCACGAGCTCCTCGCCTTCAAATGACTTGA
- the LOC116032097 gene encoding uncharacterized protein LOC116032097, producing MKGSVALVASLLAASTVTLTSSSSGYREVRRNPISAAEGHSYNSRFSWDESSQRRASVSNNEKFVPKFDGLRFIETLVTAHR from the exons ATGAAGGGCTCCGTCGCTCTTGTCGCCTCTCTGCTCGCGGCTTCCACCGTGACTCTTACGTCATCCTCCTCCGGTTATCGTGAAGTGAGACGCAACCCTATCTCCGCCGCCGAG GGGCATTCATATAATTCGAGGTTTTCATGGGATGAATCGTCGCAGAGGAGAGCATCGGTGTCAAATAATGAGAAATTTGTGCCAAAGTTTGATGGCTTGAGGTTCATCGAGACTTTAGTGACGGCTCACCGGTGA
- the LOC116032096 gene encoding uncharacterized protein LOC116032096, which yields MALVSALLEIFQKPSIGDVILELMVFTTPIWVAVVIGVLVGWAWKPRWANLCASRDSFDSFVSSSTGINLQQVFSGFSSIPALKLQIPKCFSWISEETSSPLSPNSSSPLPENDKSRVVDENDLYHLYQLVEEKDDGPAWIQMMDRSATNMSYQAWRRDPETGPPQYRSRTVYEDATPEMVRDFFWDDEFRAKWDDMLVHAQTLEDHPSTGTMLVQWVRKFPFFCSDREYIIGRRIWKSGQTYYCVTKGVRNDVPRQSKPRRVDLYYSSWCIKPAASKRDGQMTACEVVLFHHEDMGIPWEIAKLGVRQGMWGAVKKIDPGLRAYQKHRATEAPLSRSALMAQINTKVTTDDLRSLEIRRTMSEAETSGSSDKPTGRNIPKLLVVGGAVALACSIDRGLLTKALIFGVARRFAGFGKRL from the exons ATGGCTTTGGTGTCGGCTTTGCTTGAGATTTTCCAAAAGCCCTCAATTGGGGATGTAATACTTGAGCTGATGGTGTTTACCACGCCTATCTGGGTAGCTGTGGTGATTGGAGTTCTTGTGGGTTGGGCATGGAAGCCCCGATGGGCTAATCTTTGTGCTAGCAGAGATTCCTTTGACTCTTTCGTGTCATCCTCTACTGGGATAAACTTGCAGCAGGTGTTCAGTGGGTTTAGCTCAATCCCAGCATTGAAATTGCAAATTCCCAAATGCTTTTCTTGGATTTCTGAGGAGACTTCTTCACCTCTCTCACCTAACTCCAG TTCTCCCCTGCCAGAAAATGATAAATCCAGAGTTGTAGATGAGAATGACCTTTATCATTTGTACCAATTAGTTGAAGAGAAGGATGATGGCCCTGCCTGGATTCAGATGATGGACCGGTCTGCAACGAACATGAGTTATCAAGCATGGAGAAGAGATCCTGAG ACTGGTCCTCCGCAATACCGGAGCAGAACTGTGTATGAGGATGCTACTCCTGAAATGGTGAGGGATTTCTTTTGGGATGATGAATTTCGAGCGAAGTGGGATGATATGCTAGTTCATGCTCAAACGTTGGAAGATCATCCTTCCACCGGAACTATGTTGGTTCAGTGGGTGCGCAAG TTTCCATTCTTTTGTAGTGATAGAGAATACATCATTGGCCGACGAATCTGGAAATCTGGACAGACTTATTATTGTGTTACTAAG GGTGTGCGAAATGATGTTCCACGACAGAGCAAACCAAGACGTGTTGATTTGTATTATTCTAGTTGGTGTATTAAGCCAG CTGCTTCCAAGAGAGATGGTCAGATGACTGCCTGCGAGGTGGTACTCTTTCACCACGAGGACATGGGCATACCTTGGGAAATCGCGAAACTTGGTGTTCGCCAGGGCATGTGGGGAGCTGTCAAGAAGATCGACCCCGGTCTGCGTGCATATCAGAAACACAGAGCAACCGAGGCCCCATTGTCTCGATCCGCCTTAATGGCTCAGATCAACACAAAAGTTACGACTGACGACCTGCGCTCGCTGGAGATAAGACGCACCATGTCCGAAGCAGAAACCTCGGGTTCTTCTGATAAGCCAACCGGGAGGAACATACCTAAGCTCCTCGTCGTTGGTGGAGCCGTCGCCCTCGCCTGTAGCATCGACCGCGGCCTCCTCACCAAGGCCCTCATATTCGGCGTTGCTCGGCGGTTCGCCGGGTTCGGGAAGAGATTGTGA
- the LOC116033576 gene encoding alcohol dehydrogenase-like 4 — protein sequence MSPRMGCLENDCAKSCSIHVDDGSTVGKVITCKAAVVYAPGQPMIVEDILVAPPQKMEVRVKILFSSICHSDLSAWLGKNEAERVFPRILGHEASGVVESVGEGVGDLKPGDHVVPIFNGECGDCAYCKSEKTNLCKDYRVNPLKSTMINDGKCRFSSKDGNPIYHFLNASTFTQYTVLDSACVLKLDPLAPLKTMTLLSCGVSTGLGAVWNTADVQAGDTIAVFGLGGVGLAVVEGARIRGASKIIGIDTNSSKHIKGEAVGITHFINPKELDKPVHEKIHEMTGGGVHYSFECVGHPDVLRDAFLSTSDGWGLTVVLGIHTSPTTLPIHPMELFDGRRVVASVFGDFKGKSQLPHFAKQCMEGVVKLDEFITHEMEFEQINEAFQLLIEGKSLRCLLRL from the exons ATGAGTCCCAGAATGGGGTGTTTGGAAAACGATTGTGCAAAGAGTTGTTCCATTCATGTTGATGATGGTAGTACAGTTGGCAAGGTTATAACTTGCAAAG CCGCCGTGGTCTATGCCCCCGGACAGCCCATGATCGTGGAGGACATTCTGGTGGCTCCGCCGCAGAAAATGGAGGTCAGAGTCAAGATCCTGTTCAGTTCGATTTGTCATTCCGACCTAAGTGCCTGGCTAGGCAAG AACGAAGCCGAACGTGTTTTCCCTCGAATTTTGGGTCACGAAGCCTCTGG GGTGGTTGAGAGCGTGGGAGAAGGGGTGGGGGATTTGAAACCGGGAGACCACGTGGTACCAATCTTCAACGGGGAATGCGGGGACTGCGCCTACTGCAAATCCGAGAAGACCAACCTGTGCAAAGATTATCGGGTGAATCCCTTGAAGAGTACGATGATTAATGACGGAAAGTGTCGGTTTTCCAGCAAGGATGGGAACCCCATCTATCATTTCCTCAACGCTTCCACATTTACCCAGTACACTGTACTTGATTCCGCCTGTGTTCTCAAGCTTGACCCATTGGCTCCCCTCAAAACCATGACCTTGCTTAGCTGTGGAGTTTCTACCG GACTTGGAGCCGTGTGGAACACCGCCGACGTTCAAGCCGGAGACACAATAGCTGTTTTTGGCCTCGGAGGCGTTGGTTTGGCT GTCGTGGAAGGTGCACGAATTAGAGGTGCATCAAAAATAATCGGAATAGACACTAATTCCAGTAAACATATCAAAG gTGAAGCTGTTGgaattacccatttcataaacCCAAAGGAACTTGACAAGCCCGTTCACGAG aaaattcACGAAATGACAGGAGGTGGTGTGCACTATAGCTTTGAGTGTGTTGGACACCCCGATGTACTCCGCGACGCGTTCTTATCCACTAGTGAc GGTTGGGGATTGACGGTGGTTCTGGGGATACATACGAGCCCAACGACACTGCCAATCCACCCAATGGAGCTGTTTGACGGGCGGAGGGTGGTGGCGTCGGTCTTCGGCGACTTCAAAGGGAAGTCACAATTGCCTCACTTTGCCAAACAATGCATGGAAGGg GTGGTTAAGCTGGATGAATTCATCACCCACGAAATGGAATTTGAGCAGATAAATGAGGCCTTCCAGCTGCTTATTGAAGGAAAATCATTGCGTTGTCTTCTTCGTCTTTGA
- the LOC116032627 gene encoding glucan endo-1,3-beta-glucosidase 11-like, with protein MGRGEALFPSSLRFSIPFFFYVLLIAYQALAGSIGINYGQVADNLPSPEDVVPLVKAVGATRLKLYDTDPKVLKAFGNTNVEFIVSVPNEYLSKIKDPAKAQAWVKQNVQAYLPATKITCIAVGNEVLTFNDTTLSGNLLPAMQSVHAALVSLNLDKQVTVTTAHSLAVLETSYPPSAGAFRRDLVDCICQILEFHVKTSSPFLINAYPYFAYKANPKQVSLDFVLFQPNPGIVDPVSNLHYDNMLFAQMDAVHSALDSLGYKNVCVQISETGWPSKGDADEAGATEDNARKYNCNLMKLMTSKKGTPMRPTNDLNIYVFAMFNENMKPGPTSERNYGLFKPDGTPAYPLGINLSTNISSGGSGTNSGGSTPSTSSPPGTSSTGYLSISSDSARQMVCRGRRTEMFLQIAVSIMLVHQLLNRV; from the exons ATGGGGAGGGGGGAAGCTTTGTTCCCTTCTAGTCTCCGTTTTTCTATTCCATTCTTTTTCTATG TTTTATTGATAGCGTACCAGGCATTGGCGGGGTCGATTGGGATCAACTACGGCCAGGTTGCTGACAATCTGCCGTCGCCGGAGGATGTGGTTCCGTTGGTGAAAGCCGTCGGGGCCACCAGGTTGAAGCTGTATGACACGGATCCTAAAGTGCTCAAAGCTTTTGGCAACACTAATGTGGAGTTCATTGTGAGTGTCCCCAACGAGTACTTGTCTAAAATTAAGGATCCTGCGAAAGCTCAAGCGTGGGTTAAGCAGAACGTGCAGGCGTATTTGCCGGcgaccaaaatcacctgcatcGCCGTAGGAAACGAAGTCCTGACCTTCAATGACACTACTCTGTCCGGAAATCTGCTCCCGGCAATGCAGAGCGTTCACGCCGCTCTCGTGAGTCTCAACCTGGACAAGCAAGTGACGGTGACGACCGCGCATTCTCTGGCGGTGCTGGAGACTTCGTATCCTCCGTCGGCCGGGGCGTTCCGGCGAGATCTGGTGGATTGCATTTGCCAGATCCTGGAATTTCACGTCAAAACTAGTTCGCCTTTTTTGATCAATGCGTATCCCTATTTTGCGTATAAGGCTAATCCGAAGCAAGTGTCGCTTGATTTCGTGCTCTTCCAGCCAAATCCAGGGATTGTTGATCCCGTCTCCAATCTTCACTATGATAATATGTTGTTTGCTCAGATGGATGCGGTTCACTCTGCTTTAGATTCGCTAGGGTATAAGAATGTGTGCGTGCAGATCTCGGAGACGGGGTGGCCGTCTAAGGGAGACGCCGATGAGGCCGGTGCGACGGAGGACAACGCCAGGAAGTACAACTGCAACCTCATGAAGCTCATGACTTCTAAGAAGGGAACTCCGATGAGGCCGACTAACGATTTGAACATCTACGTGTTTGCAATGTTCAACGAGAACATGAAGCCCGGCCCGACCTCGGAGCGCAACTACGGGCTCTTCAAGCCCGACGGAACCCCAGCCTATCCTCTCGGAATCAACCTCAGTACAAACATCAGTTCAGGCGGTTCCGGAACAAACTCCGGAGGATCTACGCCGTCAACGTCCTCTCCACCGGGAACTTCCTCCACAGGCTATCTGTCCATTTCTTCGGATTCG GCGAGACAAATGGTGTGCAGGGGCAGAAGAACAGAGATGTTTTTGCAGATTGCAGTATCCATTATGTTGGTCCACCAATTATTGAACAGAGTTTAG